One segment of Acidianus sp. HS-5 DNA contains the following:
- a CDS encoding winged helix-turn-helix domain-containing protein: MLYKLDEVIENKGWDTRKKILELLESREMTAYEISKLLELNYSTVKYHLELLEKVDLITVRKDRRNRYLYRANNNIKVLNLLNK; the protein is encoded by the coding sequence ATGCTATACAAACTTGATGAAGTAATAGAAAATAAAGGATGGGATACTAGGAAAAAAATTCTAGAACTACTAGAATCCAGAGAAATGACTGCATACGAAATTTCTAAATTATTAGAATTGAACTATTCTACGGTAAAATATCACCTAGAACTATTAGAAAAAGTAGATCTAATAACAGTTAGAAAAGATAGAAGAAACAGATATCTTTACAGAGCCAATAATAACATAAAAGTACTTAATTTACTCAATAAGTAA